AAACACCACGCCGAATTACTTCCTGAATTTTCAGAAGAATTAGAAACTTACGGACGTATTTATATGTATCGTCTTCGTCCGGATTACAAAATGTACGCAAGGCCAATTGACGAATATCCTGGGAAATCATTGCAGGCAAAAGCGATTATGCACATGATTCAGAATAATCTGGATTATGCGGTGGCGCAGCATCCGCATGAATTGATTACGTATGGAGGAAACGGAGCCGTTTTTCAAAACTGGGCGCAATATTTATTAACGATGCAATATTTGTCTGAAATGACAGATGAGCAGACTTTAACGATGTATTCAGGACACCCAATGGGATTGTTTCCTTCACATAAAGAAGCACCGAGAGTTGTGGTTACAAACGGAATGGTCATTCCAAATTATTCTAAACCTGACGATTGGGAAAGAATGAATGCTCTTGGAGTTTCGCAATACGGACAAATGACGGCAGGAAGTTATATGTATATTGGTCCGCAGGGAATTGTACACGGAACTACGATTACGGTTTTAAACGGTTTTAGAAAAATAAAACAAAATCCCGAAGGAAGTTTATTTGTAACTTCTGGATTGGGCGGAATGTCGGGCGCACAGCCAAAAGCAGGAAATATTGCAGGATGTATTACGGTCTGCGCCGAGGTAAATCCAAAAATTACGAAAATCCGTCACGAACAAGGATGGATTAACGAAGTGGTAACTTCTACAGATGAGTTGGTTACCAGAGTAGCTTCGGCGAAAGCCAAAAAAGAAACCATTTCTATCGCTTATCTAGGAAACGTGGTTGATGTTTGGGAACGTTTCGACAAGGAAAACATCAAAATTGATTTAGGTTCAGACCAGACTTCGCTTCATAATCCTTGGGCCGGAGGGTATTATCCGGTTGGAATTTCGTTTGAAGAAGCTAACAAAATGATGGCTGAAAATCCGGATTTGTTCAAAGAAAAAGTTCAGGAAAGTTTACGCCGTCATGCAGATGCCATCAATAAACATACTGCAAAAGGAACTTATTTCTTTGATTACGGAAATGCCTTTTTATTAGAAGCTTCTCGCGCCGGAGCCGATGTAATGGCCGAAAATAATATCGATTTTAAATATCCTAGTTACGTTCAGGATATTATGGGACCAATGTGTTTCGATTACGGATTTGGGCCTTTCCGCTGGGTTTGTACTTCGGGGAAACCGGAAGATTTGCTAAAAACAGATGCGATTGCGTGTGAAGTTTTAGAAAAAATGGCCGAAACTGCTCCAAATGAAATTCAGCAGCAAATGCAGGATAACATTAAATGGATTAAAGGCGCTCAGGAAAACAAATTAGTTGTAGGTTCACAAGCT
This portion of the Flavobacterium gelatinilyticum genome encodes:
- a CDS encoding urocanate hydratase yields the protein MTFKEQIQQGIPSILPPKQAYDPAINHAPKRKEILSAEEKKLALKNALRYFDPKHHAELLPEFSEELETYGRIYMYRLRPDYKMYARPIDEYPGKSLQAKAIMHMIQNNLDYAVAQHPHELITYGGNGAVFQNWAQYLLTMQYLSEMTDEQTLTMYSGHPMGLFPSHKEAPRVVVTNGMVIPNYSKPDDWERMNALGVSQYGQMTAGSYMYIGPQGIVHGTTITVLNGFRKIKQNPEGSLFVTSGLGGMSGAQPKAGNIAGCITVCAEVNPKITKIRHEQGWINEVVTSTDELVTRVASAKAKKETISIAYLGNVVDVWERFDKENIKIDLGSDQTSLHNPWAGGYYPVGISFEEANKMMAENPDLFKEKVQESLRRHADAINKHTAKGTYFFDYGNAFLLEASRAGADVMAENNIDFKYPSYVQDIMGPMCFDYGFGPFRWVCTSGKPEDLLKTDAIACEVLEKMAETAPNEIQQQMQDNIKWIKGAQENKLVVGSQARILYADAEGRIKIAEAFNQAIAKGEIGAVVLGRDHHDVSGTDSPYRETSNIYDGSRFTADMAIHNVIGDSFRGATWVSIHNGGGVGWGEVINGGFGMVLDGSTEASKRLASMLFWDVNNGISRRSWARNEGAVFAIKRAMEAEPLLKVTLPNFVNESLL